One window from the genome of Salvia splendens isolate huo1 chromosome 9, SspV2, whole genome shotgun sequence encodes:
- the LOC121747088 gene encoding pentatricopeptide repeat-containing protein At2g22410, mitochondrial-like, giving the protein MLKFSKQLTVVTYFKLTFPTTLHTSAAPNSSLNLDCLIEKCSSMSHLKALQAQITTRGLAGDAVSVSKLISVAALSASADLQYAHYLFDRIPQPNRHIYNTLIRAFSCRMHSDKAISLYLKMSRFGITPNEFTFPFVLKACAFQKACMEGISVHLQAVKLGFFECYVMIQNGFINFYGNCGMIDCAGKVFDLMEFTNLVSWNSMINGYAKIGLWEEAFFLFSGMREDGIQPDGHTFVSLLSVCSRIHDVELGKFIHWYIEINGATFDIHTKNALLDMYAKCGDLQMAEAIFIRMADKNVVSWTSMVSAYAKHGLMEPSERVFNRIPVKNVVSWNSMISCYHQNGHYKESLELFYRMCDSCVKPDETTMITVLSSCSQLGDLVQGKKLHDCLRDNGKLPSATLCNALMDMYAKCGSVEEALEIFLNMPEKNIVSWNTIINALASHGSGYRAIEIFQEMEASGMQPDAVTFSGLLASCCHCGLVEIGRYYFNNISRVYKIQYDIEHYACMIDIFGRQGLLKEAVELVGEMSVKPDIVIWGTLLGACRIHQNVWIAKLVLKHILEVESYVGGLYVLISNIFSEARQWEQMKKMRRLIKDCGLRKTNAVSSIKVDG; this is encoded by the coding sequence ATGCTTAAGTTTTCCAAACAACTGACTGTTGTAACATACTTCAAACTTACTTTCCCAACAACTCTACACACTTCCGCCGCGCCAAACTCTTCACTAAACTTGGATTGTTTGATCGAAAAATGCTCGTCGATGAGCCACCTGAAAGCTCTCCAGGCCCAAATCACCACCCGTGGCCTCGCCGGCGACGCCGTCTCGGTTAGCAAGCTAATATCCGTCGCTGCTCTATCAGCCTCTGCCGACCTGCAATACGCGCACTACCTGTTCGACAGAATTCCTCAACCAAATAGGCACATTTACAACACCTTAATAAGGGCCTTTTCCTGTCGGATGCACTCAGATAAGGCGATTTCTCTTTACCTAAAAATGTCGCGTTTCGGTATAACGCCGAATGAGTTCACATTCCCTTTTGTCCTAAAAGCTTGTGCTTTTCAGAAGGCGTGTATGGAAGGGATTTCGGTTCATTTACAAGCtgtcaaattagggttttttgagTGTTATGTGATGATTCAAAACGGGTTTATAAACTTCTATGGTAATTGTGGGATGATTGACTGTGCCGGGAAAGTCTTTGATTTGATGGAGTTCACGAATCTTGTGTCGTGGAACTCTATGATCAATGGTTATGCAAAGATTGGTCTGTGGGAAGAAGCTTTCTTCCTTTTTAGTGGAATGAGGGAAGATGGGATCCAGCCTGATGGCCACACGTTTGTCAGTTTGCTATCTGTTTGTTCCAGGATTCATGATGTGGAGCTGGGAAAGTTTATTCATTGGTACATTGAGATCAACGGGGCTACGTTCGATATTCATACGAAAAATGCGCTTCTTGATATGTATGCTAAGTGTGGGGATCTGCAGATGGCTGAGGCAATTTTCATACGGATGGCTGACAAGAATGTCGTTTCTTGGACTTCCATGGTCAGTGCATATGCCAAGCATGGCTTGATGGAACCGTCTGAGAGAGTTTTTAACCGCATTCCTGTTAAAAATGTGGTTTCCTGGAACTCGATGATCTCGTGTTATCATCAAAACGGACATTATAAGGAGTCTTTAGAGTTGTTTTACAGAATGTGTGATTCTTGTGTGAAACCTGATGAGACCACTATGATTACTGTTCTTTCATCGTGTAGTCAGCTTGGTGATTTAGTGCAAGGAAAGAAATTGCACGACTGTCTGCGTGATAATGGCAAGCTACCTAGTGCTACTTTGTGCAATGCCCTCATGGACATGTATGCCAAATGTGGTTCTGTGGAAGAAGCGTTGGAAATTTTTCTCAACATGCCGGAGAAGAATATTGTTTCATGGAATACAATCATCAATGCTCTTGCTTCACATGGATCTGGATATCGAGCTATTGAGATTTTCCAAGAGATGGAGGCAAGTGGGATGCAACCTGATGCAGTTACCTTCTCCGGGTTGCTTGCTTCCTGCTGTCACTGCGGTCTGGTTGAGATTGGGAGATACTACTTTAATAATATTAGTCGAGTGTATAAAATACAATATGATATTGAGCATTATGCTTGTATGATTGACATATTTGGGCGGCAAGGGTTGTTGAAGGAGGCAGTTGAGCTGGTTGGGGAAATGTCAGTGAAGCCGGACATAGTTATCTGGGGCACATTGCTTGGCGCTTGCAGAATCCACCAGAATGTTTGGATTGCAAAGCTCGTCTTAAAGCACATACTAGAGGTGGAGTCGTATGTTGGAGGGTTGTATGTGCTGATATCGAACATATTTAGTGAAGCTCGGCAGTGGGAACAAATGAAGAAGATGAGGAGGCTAATCAAGGACTGTGGTCTCAGGAAGACTAATGCGGTTAGCTCCATTAAAGTTGATGGTTGA